The Rhododendron vialii isolate Sample 1 chromosome 6a, ASM3025357v1 genome includes a window with the following:
- the LOC131330555 gene encoding putative F-box/LRR-repeat protein At5g02930, with product MEGTKRKWKKVEDHDVVEKRDCLAELPEPLLHHILSYLTMKDVITTSVLAKRWRYTWLYVPCLSFPALKRTRSKEVAFINKSLLVHKGSKVQKLDITVKYYRTEAPLVDSWIQFALTRNVNQLYLDFRRCYSPKSMYTLYDTIFCCSSLTVLAVKKCIIKFPVKIKLGSLKTLSFEEVNFDGGAINNLLSSCSILEELSFTTCNFANNPDLVIMNSCVKTLKIREDNFSRNSTTVEIDASFILSFESGGIFSKRYVIKRMESLRSASFVCSKTCW from the coding sequence ATGGAGGGAACAAAGAGAAAGTGGAAAAAGGTGGAGGACCACGACGTTGTAGAGAAACGTGATTGTCTCGCTGAACTGCCAGAACCTTTGCTTCACCACATTCTTTCGTACTTAACAATGAAGGATGTGATTACAACAAGTGTTCTTGCAAAGAGGTGGCGGTATACGTGGTTGTATGTCCCTTGTTTAAGTTTCCCAGCATTGAAAAGGACCAGATCTAAAGAAGTAGCTTTCATTAATAAGTCTTTGCTTGTTCATAAGGGTTCAAAAGTTCAGAAGTTGGACATCACGGTCAAGTACTACCGCACAGAAGCTCCCCTTGTTGATTCCTGGATCCAATTTGCGTTGACACGCAATGTAAACCAACTCTATCTGGATTTCCGCAGATGCTATTCACCTAAATCCATGTATACACTATATGATACTATCTTCTGTTGTAGCTCACTGACAGTATTGGCAGTGAAAAAGTGCATAATAAAGTTCCCGGTGAAGATTAAACTCGGTTCCCTTAAAACTCTTTCATTTGAGGAAGTCAATTTCGATGGTGGGGCTATAAACAATTTGTTATCTTCTTGTTCAATTTTGGAAGAGTTGTCTTTCACCACTTGCAACTTTGCAAACAATCCTGATCTTGTTATTATGAATTCCTGTGTGAAGACCTTAAAGATACGGGAGGATAATTTCTCTAGGAATTCAACTACAGTAGAGATTGATGCTTCGTTTATTCTTTCATTTGAGAGTGGAGGCATTTTTTCGAAGCGCTATGTCATCAAGAGAATGGAATCTCTCCGCAGTGCAAGTTTTGTCTGCAGCAAAACATGTTGGTAG
- the LOC131330554 gene encoding FT-interacting protein 3-like: MVRSDMQLEKAHHYSPDPRPVLDRGSVSELILPTIFLCLFLIGVWNYRSRPHHPPHTDIRFSRADDAPPDELEEEFDTFPTSCLNDTVRARYDRLRNIAGRIEIVMRNIATQGERLQSLLSWQDPRLTALFYISCLVAAIVLYVTPFQVVALLAGVYVLRHPRFRLLCLSICSAGCPQGLIACCEQKQVFASELMVSRMGFSSSFQSEKTTQRSIEIACFLSPTGECWVLCWYDL, encoded by the coding sequence ATGGTTCGATCAGATATGCAGCTGGAAAAAGCACATCACTACAGTCCTGATCCACGTCCTGTTCTTGATCGTGGTTCTGTATCCGAGCTGATCCTACCCACCATTTTCCTCTGTCTCTTCTTGATTGGAGTGTGGAATTACAGATCGAGACCTCACCATCCCCCGCACACGGACATTCGTTTTTCTCGTGCTGACGATGCTCCTCCCGACGAGCTGGAAGAAGAATTCGATACGTTTCCAACTTCCTGTCTCAACGATACGGTGCGTGCGAGGTATGATCGTCTGAGGAACATTGCTGGGAGGATTGAGATTGTGATGCGCAATATCGCGACTCAAGGGGAGAGGCTGCAGTCGTTGCTGAGCTGGCAGGACCCAAGGTTAACTGCCCTGTTTTATATTTCCTGCTTGGTTGCAGCGATAGTTCTGTACGTTACGCCGTTCCAAGTTGTGGCGCTTCTAGCAGGTGTTTATGTGCTGAGACACCCCAGGTTCCGCCTTCTGTGCCTCTCAATTTGTTCCGCAGGCTGCCCGCAAGGACTGATTGCATGTTGTGAGCAAAAGCAAGTTTTTGCTTCCGAATTAATGGTCTCGCGAATGGGTTTCTCCTCCTCTTTCCAATCGGAGAAGACGACGCAGAGATCAATCGAGATTGCTTGCTTCCTTTCACCTACCGGTGAATGTTGGGTGCTGTGCTGGTATGATTTGTAG
- the LOC131328632 gene encoding disease resistance RPP13-like protein 4, which produces MISYLFSSIAKLKVRIRSYYKIRSVNSNLHHKNWDNINGAKDGMMHFFHREPEVTQTGDFDGILKAFHDLPKPLQDCLLCFFKFPPMATLKRTPMMYLWIGQGYISEYLHSEGYVWDVEVHAGKIFDELIAKGFIEPIYQKCSLVPDSCRISLPIRSSLYQEAEVRGFTSNNINPLDLDLGFAWGGLDGHSCLINVGEAIISCEPKLFENMKHIRSLYLGRWESSAMHHIELADTKILHGLNKLNSLAFLSLRGISMITELPTFILELNNLMIIDLRACHNLEVIPTNIGSLKSLTHLDMSECYFLEHMPKSLALLSNLQVLKGFLIGDFDNNKQLCTLLDLLALQKLRKLNIYISVKELLRLQDLKYLGRFESLKKLTISWGGCSLQAPAEAEAFDNATLPPRVQKLDLQCFPTTRLPYNWMMPGKHMELKKLYIRGGHLCDLHEIQERQGEQWTLEILHLKYLSELNIDWRKLRILFPMLIYSHQVECPKVTNFPCDERGVWMDNKAINTHVQLQKYLKTSGMISSSSNWGSSSTSARDDSNICPVDEK; this is translated from the coding sequence ATGATCAGTTATCTTTTCTCATCCATCGCAAAGCTAAAAGTCCGGATCCGTTCGTATTATAAAATCCGTTCTGTCAATTCCAACCTACATCATAAGAATTGGGATAATATAAACGGGGCCAAGGATGGAATGATGCACTTCTTCCACAGGGAGCCAGAGGTTACGCAAACTGGTGATTTTGATGGCATATTGAAAGCTTTCCACGACCTACCAAAGCCATTGCAGGATTGTTTGTTATGTTTCTTCAAGTTCCCACCAATGGCAACCCTAAAGAGAACCCCGATGATGTACCTGTGGATAGGGCAGGGATATATTTCCGAGTATCTCCATTCTGAAGGGTACGTTTGGGATGTTGAAGTGCATGCTGGCAAGATCTTTGATGAGCTTATTGCAAAGGGCTTCATCGAGCCTATCTACCAAAAGTGCTCCTTGGTGCCAGACAGTTGCAGGATAAGCCTTCCAATTCGTTCTTCTTTATACCAAGAAGCTGAAGTTCGAGGATTTACTTCCAATAATATTAATCCTCTTGATCTGGATCTTGGATTTGCTTGGGGTGGTCTAGATGGGCACTCATGTCTAATCAATGTTGGTGAAGCCATAATTAGTTGCGAGCCTAAATTATTTGAGAATATGAAGCATATTCGAAGTCTTTATCTTGGAAGGTGGGAGAGCTCAGCTATGCACCACATTGAACTAGCAGACACCAAAATTCTCCATGGACTGAATAAGCTAAATAGCTTAGCTTTTCTTAGCCTTCGAGGAATTTCTATGATTACGGAGCTTCCCACATTCATTTTGGAGCTCAATAATTTGATGATCATAGATCTCCGAGCTTGTCATAATCTTGAGGTGATTCCTACCAACATTGGTTCGCTCAAGagtttgacacatttggacatgTCCGAGTGTTACTTTTTAGAACACATGCCCAAGAGTCTTGCTCTCCTATCAAACCTCCAAGTCCTTAAGGGATTCTTGATTGGTGATTTTGATAACAATAAACAATTGTGTACTCTACTCGATTTGTTGGCACTACAGAAGTTAAGAAAACTTAACATCTACATAAGTGTGAAAGAACTTCTCAGACTGCAGGACTTGAAGTATTTAGGAAGGTTTGAAAGCCTGAAAAAGTTGACAATATCATGGGGAGGATGCTCTTTACAAGCTCCAGCTGAAGCTGAAGCATTTGACAATGCTACACTTCCTCCTAGGGTACAGAAACTAGACCTTCAGTGTTTCCCTACGACACGTCTACCTTATAATTGGATGATGCCTGGCAAACATATGGAACTAAAGAAACTCTACATTAGAGGAGGGCATCTCTGTGATCTACATGAAATTCAAGAACGCCAAGGGGAGCAGTGGACCCTGGAGATATTGCATTTGAAGTACTTGAGCGAATTAAACATAGATTGGAGAAAACTGAGGATATTATTTCCGATGTTGATTTACTCGCACCAAGTAGAGTGCCCCAAGGTTACTAACTTCCCATGTGATGAGAGGGGCGTGTGGATGGACAATAAGGCCATTAATACTCACGTGCAGCTGCAGAAATACCTCAAAACCAGTGGCATGATCAGCTCAAGTTCTAATTGGGGCTCTAGTTCAACCTCAGCTCGGGATGATTCTAACATATGTCCAGTAGACGAGAAATAG
- the LOC131330557 gene encoding large ribosomal subunit protein eL27x-like, which translates to MVKFLKTNKAVILTQGRFAGRKAVIVRSFDDGTRDRPYGHCLVAGVAKYPKKVIRKDSAKKTAKKSRVKAFVKLVNYNHIMPTRYTLDVDLKDVVSVDSLQSRDKKVTAAKEIKARFEERFKTGKNRWFFSKLRF; encoded by the coding sequence ATGGTGAAGTTCTTGAAGACGAACAAGGCGGTGATCTTAACACAAGGCCGCTTCGCGGGGCGCAAGGCGGTTATCGTCCGTTCCTTCGACGACGGCACCCGCGACCGCCCCTACGGGCACTGCCTGGTCGCCGGCGTGGCCAAGTACCCGAAGAAGGTCATCAGAAAAGACTCGGCCAAGAAGACGGCCAAGAAGTCCCGCGTCAAGGCCTTCGTCAAGCTCGTCAACTACAACCACATCATGCCCACTCGCTACACCCTCGACGTCGATCTGAAAGATGTTGTTTCCGTGGATTCGCTTCAGTCGAGGGATAAGAAGGTGACAGCGGCCAAGGAGATCAAGGCCCGGTTCGAGGAGCGGTTCAAGACTGGGAAGAACCGGTGGTTCTTTTCCAAGCTCCGGTTCTGA